A genome region from Penicillium psychrofluorescens genome assembly, chromosome: 3 includes the following:
- a CDS encoding uncharacterized protein (ID:PFLUO_004162-T1.cds;~source:funannotate) encodes MKFKDILSPLLLLPELAAEVTAGASSSGSSSSKVPLITKQSTDGDRHYLAPYFPLLGFEQYEGNPILLPNPKHNWESAYLYNPTAIVVDDMVMMLYRAQNKTKTSSVGLAWSSNGVKFSRYDKPVLEPTEPYETPGGCEDPRVVRVNGTFYMTYTGFDGTTARLCLATSADMVHWKKHGPILPNVTDVQYDWENALNTYKPRAGWSKSGSILNEPQPDGTYRMLFGDSFLYQVNSTDLIHWNYEQYVLPYAAHLNPWEQAIMESGPPAIKTRDGKWLQFYNGVATGPGGFTPSQYSTGQMLIDLVRFPHGPPVARVETPLLQPTSVDEITGQVDHVVFTEGLVQFHEKWFMYFGQGDQYLGVATAPVQP; translated from the coding sequence ATGAAATTTAAAGATATCCTCTCAccactcctccttcttccagaacTTGCCGCAGAAGTAACGGCAGGcgcatcatcctcgggatCCAGCTCCTCTAAGGTGCCTCTAATAACAAAGCAATCCACGGATGGCGACCGTCACTATTTGGCACCGTACTTCCCTCTTCTAGGATTTGAGCAATATGAGGGGAATCCAATTCTCTTACCTAACCCGAAGCATAATTGGGAATCTGCCTATCTCTACAACCCGACCGCAATCGTCGTTGATGATATGGTGATGATGCTCTACCGCGCCCAGAACAAAACCAAAACATCGTCTGTCGGCCTCGCATGGTCCAGTAACGGAGTCAAATTCAGCCGCTATGACAAGCCTGTATTGGAGCCTACAGAACCGTACGAGACGCCTGGTGGCTGCGAAGATCCTCGGGTGGTTCGCGTGAACGGCACGTTCTACATGACCTACACAGGTTTCGACGGCACCACAGCACGTCTCTGCCTCGCAACATCAGCTGACATGGTCCATTGGAAAAAACATGGACCCATCCTACCAAACGTCACCGATGTACAATACGACTGGGAAAACGCACTCAACACATACAAACCCCGCGCTGGTTGGAGTAAATCCGGATCTATATTGAACGAACCCCAGCCCGACGGGACCTACCGCATGCTGTTCGGTGACTCATTCCTCTACCAAGTGAACTCCACAGACCTAATCCACTGGAACTACGAACAATACGTTCTCCCGTACGCAGCCCACCTCAATCCTTGGGAACAGGCAATCATGGAGTCCGGGCCCCCGGCAATCAAAACCAGAGATGGAAAATGGCTGCAATTTTACAACGGCGTGGCCACGGGCCCAGGAGGCTTTACTCCAAGTCAGTACAGCACTGGGCAAATGCTCATTGACCTCGTGCGCTTCCCACACGGACCCCCGGTGGCTCGAGTGGAGACACCACTATTGCAGCCGACCAGCGTGGACGAGATTACGGGACAAGTGGACCACGTTGTCTTCACCGAGGGATTGGTACAGTTTCATGAAAAGTGGTTTATGTATTTCGGTCAGGGGGACCAGTACCTTGGGGTTGCAACTGCGCCGGTGCAGCCTTGA
- a CDS encoding uncharacterized protein (ID:PFLUO_004163-T1.cds;~source:funannotate): MAADLESAHEKPATSEAGHHDQQSSKPDQAAIEQETKDNIVHWDGPDDPQNPQNWPAWKRMTQVVFASAFLLTANLAATMFAPGAAALAKEFHVTSSTIVSLTVSIYLCGFAVGPMFIAPLSELYGRLVIYHTCNVIYIGFIIGCALSKNTGMFLVFRFLAGCASSGPLTVGGGTVADVVPPAQRGKAMSLFFMGPLLGPVLGPIIGGFVSESIGWRWTFWIIIILTGVSFTLSIFFLRETNATVLLGWKAARLRKETGNAALVSKMDRGLTPRQLLFRAIIRPTKLLILSPIVLLLSLLCAFVFGLLFILFTTFPTVFKEQYHFSAGISGLSYLGVGIGMAVSLGVFATVSDKLQKAVGDSPKPEGRLKPMIWVMPAVPVGIFWYGWAAEKQTHWIVPIIGTSVFGFGFLWVIMPTQLYMVDAFGPEAAASALASNVVIRLLFAAFIPLAGPSLYANLGLGWGNSVLGFIGVAFLPVPLFFYRYGGWLRERFAVKL, encoded by the exons ATGGCGGCCGACTTGGAATCCGCCCATGAAAAGCCGGCTACATCGGAAGCCGGCCACCATGACCAACAATCTAGCAAGCCTGACCAAGCAGCAATTGAACAAGAGACAAAGGACAATATCGTCCATTGGGATGGGCCAGATGATCCCCAAAATCCGCAGAACTGGCCAGCATGGAAACGTATGACCCAAGTCGTCTTCGCCAGTGCCTTCTTGCTCACTGC CAACCTCGCCGCGACAATGTTTGCACCTGGAGCTGCCGCGCTTGCTAAGGAGTTCCATGTCACGAGTTCCACCATTGTCAGTCTCACAGTGTCCATTTACCTTTGCGGCTTCGCAGTTGGGCCAATGTTCATTGCACCGCTATCCGAACTGTACGGACGTCTTGTGATCTACCACACCTGCAATGTCATTTACATTGGCTTCATCATCGGATGTGCGCTGAGCAAAAACACCGGCATGTTTCTCGTTTTTCGATTCCTTGCCGGATGTGCCTCCTCGGGCCCATTGACAGTTGGCGGAGGAACAGTCGCAGACGTCGTCCCGCCAGCTCAGCGCGGGAAGGCAATGTCTCTGTTCTTCATGGGTCCACTTTTAGGACCA GTCTTAGGCCCAATTATTGGTGGCTTTGTTTCCGAATCAATTGGCTGGCGATGGACCTTTTGGATCATCATAATCCTA ACAGGAGTATCGTTTACTTTATcaatcttcttcctccgcgAGACCAATGCCACCGTGCTGCTAGGATGGAAAGCTGCTCGCCTCCGGAAAGAAACTGGCAATGCTGCTCTGGTGTCGAAGATGGACCGAGGCCTGACCCCTCGCCAGCTACTTTTCCGCGCTATTATTCGACCAACAAAGCTTCTCATCCTGTCGCCAATTGTGCtcctcctttctctcctgtGCGCGTTCGTTTTCGGCCTCCTCTTTATACTGTTCACCACGTTTCCCACGGTCTTTAAGGAACAATACCACTTCTCCGCCGGAATTTCTGGCTTGTCATATCTCGGCGTTGGAATTGGAATGGCCGTCTCTCTCGGAGTCTTTGCAACCGTGAGTGACAAGCTACAAAAGGCAGTTGGAGATTCGCCCAAACCTGAAGGACGCCTGAAGCCCATGATATGGGTCATGCCCGCCGTGCCCGTCGGCATCTTCTGGTATGGCTGGGCAGCCGAGAAGCAGACTCATTGGATCGTGCCCATCATAGGCACCTCCGTCTTTGGATTCGGCTTTCTCTGGGTCATAATGCCAACTCAGCTCTACATGGTGGATGCTTTTGGTCCTGAGGCTGCTGCCTCTGCGTTGGCTTCGAACGTGGTTATCCGACTTCTTTTTGCAGCTTTCATTCCATTGGCAGGACCGTCTTTGTATGCAAACCTAGGACTTGGGTGGGGGAATAGCGTCCTGGGTTTTATAGGCGTGGCTTTTCTTCCAGTGCCACTCTTCTTCTATCGTTACGGAGGGTGGCTTAGGGAGCGTTTTGCTGTGAAGTTATAA
- a CDS encoding uncharacterized protein (ID:PFLUO_004164-T1.cds;~source:funannotate), with the protein MLIVRVRRQIDAETKSSFPAAIADIENLLPEIRRPKIPQDEVASPSDPGTLELRESGTSYVQSDHWEAILTKIRGLKEDLVTDSKAPPGSYLFYGPNRHATRDEILAAVPPRSYETFWEDPSVTSIAWIGLMFSMLSIAAQLQIFTIDFTDGRAESLKAEYLTMKEAFREKAVQCLILARYTTGGPYILETLITILTGEFILLKDGATDGWLLISMILHLAMRMGYHRDPDHFPGISPFEGEMRRRIWTTILQLDLGLSLEIGLPRSATDTHMDTKQPRNLRDCDFEEDTTEMPPPRPETEWTPVLPLIARGRLITALGLICDVNTDINPPSYDEVIKVDALLEDVHKRAIPPVLRWETMPHPITDSSILVVQRVSVETTYYKSRILLYRRALISFLVRPSQERDRESVRICLDSALKILSFQRMLHEESQPFGRLCHLRWKVTHIFSQDVLPATSVLCLFLQDVDKFELIETAGQTTWSLKAEEIRQQLTISHKIWLQMSTASAEAGKVAKALSIVLGNTEASAEDGSGPASYDFLTDFDAIPLNEFGATFNNQREKHTRSC; encoded by the exons aTGCTGATCGTCCGCGTCCGCCGCCAAATCGACGCAGAGACAAAGTCCAGCTTTCCTGCGGCCATTGCAGACATCGAAA ATCTGCTCCCCGAAATCCGGAGACCAAAAATTCCCCAAGATGAAGTTGCATCCCCGTCAGACCCTGGCACCCTAGAGTTGCGCGAGTCTGGAACCAGCTATGTCCAGAGTGACCATTGGGAGGCCATCCTTACTAAAATCAGAGGACTGAAGGAGGACTTGGTCACTGACAGCAAGGCTCCGCCCGGCTCATACTTGTTCTATGGCCCGAACCGTCATGCAACTCGAGATGAAATActggctgctgttcctcCTCGTTCA TACGAAACCTTCTGGGAGGATCCGTCTGTAACTTCTATCGCTTGGATCGGTCTCATGTTCTCCATGCTATCTATTGCTGCGCAGTTGCAGATTTTCACCATTGACTTCACTGACGGACGAGCCGAATCGCTCAAGGCGGAATATCTTACCATGAAGGAAGCCTTCCGGGAGAAGGCCGTTCAGTGTCTTATTCTCGCTAGGTATACGACGGGAGGACCATATATCCTGGAAACCCTCATAACGATCCTTACTGGAGAGTTTATTCTCTTGAAAGATGGCGCTACCGATGGCTGGCTTTTGATCAGTATGATACTTCATCTTGCAATGCGCATGGGCTATCACAGGGACCCAGATCACTTTCCCGGAATATCTCCATTCGAGGGTGAGATGCGTAGACGCATCTGGACTACAATCCTTCAATTAGATCTCGGTCTCTCCTTGGAGATTGGTCTTCCTCGAAGTGCCACCGATACGCACATGGATACAAAACAGCCCCGTAATCTGCGCGACTGTGATTTTGAAGAGGACACGACCGAGATGCCTCCGCCGAGGCCAGAAACAGAATGGACGCCGGTGCTCCCTCTCATTGCAAGAGGGCGACTGATAACAGCTCTTGGCTTGATTTGCGATGTCAACACCGATATCAATCCCCCTTCTTacgacgaggtcatcaaggTCGACGCACTACTTGAAGACGTCCACAAGCGTGCTATTCCGCCCGTGCTGCGCTGGGAAACTATGCCACATCCCATCACGGATAGTTCAATCCTTGTGGTACAGCGGGTAAGTGTAGAAACGACCTACTACAAATCACGCATCCTCCTGTACCGGAGGGCTTTGATCAGCTTCCTAGTTCGACCATCTCAAGAGCGGGACAGGGAGTCAGTGCGAATTTGCTTAGATTCCGCACTCAAGATTCTATCTTTTCAACGGATGCTTCACGAAGAGTCTCAGCCATTTGGTCGTTTATGTCACCTTAGGTGGAAGGTCACCCATATATTCAGCCAGGATGTTCTCCCCGCAACGAGCGTGCTctgtctcttccttcaaGACGTCGATAAATTTGAATTGATTGAGACTGCAGGACAGACAACGTGGTCGCTCAAGGCTGAAGAGATTCGACAACAACTAACGATCTCGCACAAGATTTGGCTTCAAATGAGTACGGCATCTGCGGAAGCTGGAAAAGTAGCTAAAGCTCTGAGCATCGTCCTTGGGAATACAGAAGCGTCTGCCGAGGACGGTAGCGGGCCCGCTTCTTACGACTTTCTGACAGATTTCGATGCCATACCTCTGAATGAATTTGGCGCAACGTTCAACAATCAACGTGAGAAGCACACTCGGTCATGCTGA